One window of the Rissa tridactyla isolate bRisTri1 chromosome 9, bRisTri1.patW.cur.20221130, whole genome shotgun sequence genome contains the following:
- the INTS14 gene encoding integrator complex subunit 14 produces MPTVVVMDVSLSMTRPVSVEGSEEYQRKHLAVHGLTMLFEHMATNYKLEFTALVVFSSLWELMVPFTRDYNTLQEALSNMDDYDKTCLESALLGVCNIVQQEWGAAIPCQVVLVTDGCLGIGRGSLRHSLATHNQRSESNRFPLPFPFPSKLYVMCMANLEELQSTDSLDCLERLIDLNNGEGQIFTIDGPLCLKNVQSMFGKLIDLAYTPFHAVLKCGHLTSDVQVFPRPEPFIIDEEIDPIPKAINTDLEIVGFVDIADISSPPVLSRHLVLPIALNREGDEVGPGITDDTEDENSANQIAGKIPNFCVLLHGSLKVEGMVAVVQLGPEWYGMLYSQADSKKKSNLMMSLFEPGPEPLPWLGKMAQLGPISDAKENPYGEDDNKSPFPLQPKNKRSYAQNVTVWIKPSGLQTDVQKILRNARKLPEKTQTFYKELNRLRKAALAFGFLDLLKGVADMLERECTLLPDTAHPDAAFQLTHAAQQLKVASTGASEYAAYDHNIAPLQTDFSSSSTERM; encoded by the exons ATGCCGACGGTGGTGGTGATGGACGTGTCACTCTCCATGACACGGCCGGTGTCAGTGGAGGGCTCCGAGGAGTACCAGCGGAAACACCTGGCTGTCCACGGCCTGACCATGCTCTTTGAGCATATGGCGACCAACTACAAGCTGGAGTTCACGGCTTTGGTGGTGTTTTCCTCGCTCTGGGAGCTGATGGTGCCTTTTACGAGAGACTACAACACGCTGCAG GAAGCCCTGAGTAACATGGATGATTATGACAAAACCTGTCTAGAGTCAGCGCTGCTGGGGGTTTGCAATATTGTCCAGCAGGAATGGGGTGCAGCAATTCCTTGCCAG GTTGTTCTTGTCACTGATGGCTGCTTGGGGATCGGCAGAGGCTCCCTACGGCACTCACTAGCTACTCACAACCAGCGGAGTGAAAGCAACCGGTTTCCACTGCCTTTCCCATTCCCGTCCAAGTTGTATGTCATGTGCATGGCAAATCTCGAAGAG CTTCAAAGCACAGATTCCTTAGACTGTCTGGAGCGGCTCATAGATTTAAACAATGGGGAAGGGCAAATTTTCACCATCGATGGACCCCTTTGCCTGAAGAATGTACAGTCTATGTTTGG GAAGCTAATAGACCTGGCTTATACACCATTCCATGCTGTTCTCAAGTGTGGCCACTTAACATCTGACGTGCAAGTATTTCCCAGACCAGAACCTTTCATTATAGATGAGGAAATAGACCCCATCCCTAAAGCAATTAATACAG ATCTAGAAATTGTTGGTTTTGTAGATATAGCTGACATTTCTAGCCCTCCTGTCTTGTCCAGACACTTGGTACTGCCCATTGCACTAAACAGAG AAGGTGATGAGGTGGGACCTGGGATCACAGATGACACCGAAGATGAGAATTCAGCTAATCAGATTGCTGGGAAAATCCCcaacttctgtgttttattacATGGCAGCCTGAAAGTGGAAGGCATGGTGGCTGTCGTGCAGTTGGG GCCAGAGTGGTATGGAATGCTCTATTCACAAGCTGATAGCAAGAAGAAATCAAACCTTATGATGTCGCTTTTTGAACCTGGTCCTGAGCCCCTTCCATGGCTGGGGAAGATGGCACAGCTTGGACCTATTTCAG aTGCGAAAGAAAATCCTTATGGAGAGGATGACAATAAGAGCCCTTTCCCCTTGCAACCCAAGAACAAACGCAGTTACGCACAGAATGTAACTGTATGGATTAAACCAAGCGGCCTCCAG acagaCGTACAGAAGATCTTGAGAAATGCGAGGAAACTCCCTGAAAAAACTCAAACCTTCTATAAA GAACTTAATCGTTTACGAAAGGCAGCTCTGGCCTTTGGCTTTTTGGACCTCTTGAAAGGTGTGGCAGACATGCTGGAGCGGGAGTGCACCCTGCTTCCTGACACGGCTCATCCCGATGCGGCGTTTCAGCTCACACACGCTGCTCAGCAGCTCAAAGTGGCAAGTACGGGAGCATCGGAATATGCTGCCTATGATCATAACATTGCTCCACTGCAGACAGACTTTTCCAGTAGCAGCACTGAAAGAATGTGA
- the HACD3 gene encoding very-long-chain (3R)-3-hydroxyacyl-CoA dehydratase 3 isoform X2, with the protein MAGPSLRPHVHWAQRHRELYLRVELSDVQHPDIAITDNVLHFKAQGHGAKGDNIYEFQIEFLEPVEPKPVCRVTQRQLNITVQKKESNWWERLTKQEKRPLFLAPDFDRWLDESDAEMELKEKEEEKINKMKIESRVPKDPFKHLKKGYLVMYNLVQFLGFSWIFVNMTVRLFILGKDSFYDTFHTIADMMYFCQTLALMEIMNSLIGLVRSPLIPAVVQVFGRNFILFVVLGSLEEMQSKPVVFFIFYFWSIIELFRYPYYMLSCIGIEWKPLTWLRYTTWIPLYPLGGLAEAVCIIQSIPIFSETGKYSLGLPNPLNVTIQFSFLLQIYLIALFLGVFVNFRHLYKQRKQHLGPKKRKMK; encoded by the exons ATGGCGGGCCCCAGCCTGCGGCCGCACGTGCACTGGGCGCAGCGGCATCGCGAGCTCTACCTGCGCGTGGAGCTGAGTGACGTGCAG CACCCGGACATCGCCATCACCGACAACGTGCTGCATTTCAAAG ctcagggtcatggtgCCAAAGGGGACAACATCTACGAATTTCAGATCGAGTTCCTAGAACCGGTTGAGCCTAAA CCTGTATGCAGGGTGACTCAAAGGCAGCTGAACATCACTGTGCAGAAAAAAGAGAGTAACTGGTGGGAGAGACTCACCAAGCAAGAGAAGCGCCCACTCTTCCTAGCTCCCGACTTCGACCGCTGGTTAGATGAATCGGATGCTGAAATGGAACTCAAGGAGAAG gaagaagaaaagattaacaaaatgaaaatagaatCCAGAGTCCCAAAAGACC CTTTCAAACACCTGAAGAAGGGATACTTAGTTATGTATAATCTTGTACAGTTTTTGGGATTCTCTTGGATATTTGTGAACATGACAGTACGACTGTTCATCTTAGGAAAAG ATTCCTTCTATGATACTTTTCACACTATTGCTGACATGATGTATTTCTGCCAGACCCTGGCATTAATGGAGATCATGAATTCACTAATAGGACTAGTCAGATCACCGCTGATACCTGCTGTAGTGCAG gtatttggaagaaactttattttgtttgttgtcCTCGGAAGCTTAGAGGAAATGCAGAGCAAACCTGTGGtgttcttcatattttatttctggaGTATCATTGAGCTGTTCAG GTATCCATATTACATGCTTTCATGTATCGGTATTGAATGGAAACCACTAACCTGGCTCCGTTACACTACCTGGATCCCTCTCTACCCTTTAGGAGGCTTGGCAGAAG CCGTCTGTATCATTCAATCCATTCCAATCTTCAGTGAAACAGGGAAATATAGTCTGGGACTGCCAAATCCACTGAACGTCACAAtccagttttcatttttgcttcaaaTATACCTTATAGCCTTGTTTTTAG GGGTATTTGTAAACTTCCGTCACCTCTACAAGCAAAGGAAACAGCACCTGGGaccaaagaagagaaagatgaagTAA
- the HACD3 gene encoding very-long-chain (3R)-3-hydroxyacyl-CoA dehydratase 3 isoform X1, producing MAGPSLRPHVHWAQRHRELYLRVELSDVQHPDIAITDNVLHFKAGSNFSLHKDLVSATVIKPLRREPALDLKAQGHGAKGDNIYEFQIEFLEPVEPKPVCRVTQRQLNITVQKKESNWWERLTKQEKRPLFLAPDFDRWLDESDAEMELKEKEEEKINKMKIESRVPKDPFKHLKKGYLVMYNLVQFLGFSWIFVNMTVRLFILGKDSFYDTFHTIADMMYFCQTLALMEIMNSLIGLVRSPLIPAVVQVFGRNFILFVVLGSLEEMQSKPVVFFIFYFWSIIELFRYPYYMLSCIGIEWKPLTWLRYTTWIPLYPLGGLAEAVCIIQSIPIFSETGKYSLGLPNPLNVTIQFSFLLQIYLIALFLGVFVNFRHLYKQRKQHLGPKKRKMK from the exons ATGGCGGGCCCCAGCCTGCGGCCGCACGTGCACTGGGCGCAGCGGCATCGCGAGCTCTACCTGCGCGTGGAGCTGAGTGACGTGCAG CACCCGGACATCGCCATCACCGACAACGTGCTGCATTTCAAAG CTGGCAGCAATTTTTCCTTGCACAAAGACCTTGTTTCTGCCACCGTTATCAAACCTCTGCGTCGGGAGCCAGCGCTCGATTTGAAAG ctcagggtcatggtgCCAAAGGGGACAACATCTACGAATTTCAGATCGAGTTCCTAGAACCGGTTGAGCCTAAA CCTGTATGCAGGGTGACTCAAAGGCAGCTGAACATCACTGTGCAGAAAAAAGAGAGTAACTGGTGGGAGAGACTCACCAAGCAAGAGAAGCGCCCACTCTTCCTAGCTCCCGACTTCGACCGCTGGTTAGATGAATCGGATGCTGAAATGGAACTCAAGGAGAAG gaagaagaaaagattaacaaaatgaaaatagaatCCAGAGTCCCAAAAGACC CTTTCAAACACCTGAAGAAGGGATACTTAGTTATGTATAATCTTGTACAGTTTTTGGGATTCTCTTGGATATTTGTGAACATGACAGTACGACTGTTCATCTTAGGAAAAG ATTCCTTCTATGATACTTTTCACACTATTGCTGACATGATGTATTTCTGCCAGACCCTGGCATTAATGGAGATCATGAATTCACTAATAGGACTAGTCAGATCACCGCTGATACCTGCTGTAGTGCAG gtatttggaagaaactttattttgtttgttgtcCTCGGAAGCTTAGAGGAAATGCAGAGCAAACCTGTGGtgttcttcatattttatttctggaGTATCATTGAGCTGTTCAG GTATCCATATTACATGCTTTCATGTATCGGTATTGAATGGAAACCACTAACCTGGCTCCGTTACACTACCTGGATCCCTCTCTACCCTTTAGGAGGCTTGGCAGAAG CCGTCTGTATCATTCAATCCATTCCAATCTTCAGTGAAACAGGGAAATATAGTCTGGGACTGCCAAATCCACTGAACGTCACAAtccagttttcatttttgcttcaaaTATACCTTATAGCCTTGTTTTTAG GGGTATTTGTAAACTTCCGTCACCTCTACAAGCAAAGGAAACAGCACCTGGGaccaaagaagagaaagatgaagTAA
- the HACD3 gene encoding very-long-chain (3R)-3-hydroxyacyl-CoA dehydratase 3 isoform X3 produces MWFPLASQQGRGKHSQGHGAKGDNIYEFQIEFLEPVEPKPVCRVTQRQLNITVQKKESNWWERLTKQEKRPLFLAPDFDRWLDESDAEMELKEKEEEKINKMKIESRVPKDPFKHLKKGYLVMYNLVQFLGFSWIFVNMTVRLFILGKDSFYDTFHTIADMMYFCQTLALMEIMNSLIGLVRSPLIPAVVQVFGRNFILFVVLGSLEEMQSKPVVFFIFYFWSIIELFRYPYYMLSCIGIEWKPLTWLRYTTWIPLYPLGGLAEAVCIIQSIPIFSETGKYSLGLPNPLNVTIQFSFLLQIYLIALFLGVFVNFRHLYKQRKQHLGPKKRKMK; encoded by the exons ATGTGGTTTCCTCTTGcttcccagcagggcagggggaagcacT ctcagggtcatggtgCCAAAGGGGACAACATCTACGAATTTCAGATCGAGTTCCTAGAACCGGTTGAGCCTAAA CCTGTATGCAGGGTGACTCAAAGGCAGCTGAACATCACTGTGCAGAAAAAAGAGAGTAACTGGTGGGAGAGACTCACCAAGCAAGAGAAGCGCCCACTCTTCCTAGCTCCCGACTTCGACCGCTGGTTAGATGAATCGGATGCTGAAATGGAACTCAAGGAGAAG gaagaagaaaagattaacaaaatgaaaatagaatCCAGAGTCCCAAAAGACC CTTTCAAACACCTGAAGAAGGGATACTTAGTTATGTATAATCTTGTACAGTTTTTGGGATTCTCTTGGATATTTGTGAACATGACAGTACGACTGTTCATCTTAGGAAAAG ATTCCTTCTATGATACTTTTCACACTATTGCTGACATGATGTATTTCTGCCAGACCCTGGCATTAATGGAGATCATGAATTCACTAATAGGACTAGTCAGATCACCGCTGATACCTGCTGTAGTGCAG gtatttggaagaaactttattttgtttgttgtcCTCGGAAGCTTAGAGGAAATGCAGAGCAAACCTGTGGtgttcttcatattttatttctggaGTATCATTGAGCTGTTCAG GTATCCATATTACATGCTTTCATGTATCGGTATTGAATGGAAACCACTAACCTGGCTCCGTTACACTACCTGGATCCCTCTCTACCCTTTAGGAGGCTTGGCAGAAG CCGTCTGTATCATTCAATCCATTCCAATCTTCAGTGAAACAGGGAAATATAGTCTGGGACTGCCAAATCCACTGAACGTCACAAtccagttttcatttttgcttcaaaTATACCTTATAGCCTTGTTTTTAG GGGTATTTGTAAACTTCCGTCACCTCTACAAGCAAAGGAAACAGCACCTGGGaccaaagaagagaaagatgaagTAA